In the Candidatus Poribacteria bacterium genome, one interval contains:
- a CDS encoding transcriptional regulator: MPAKVLTHAVSPQGIIKNAPFPNKKYSIIYADPPWDYKGQLQHTGSGGKETGGAIRHYPTVPVSEMRTWDVASISEENCLLFMWSSSPHLDQAIQLGKAWGFRWATVAFIWDKQRPNPGSYTLSQCELCLVFRRGNIPQPRGARNMRQLVQVKRTRHSEKPDAVRERIEKMFPQQCKIELFARKRHQGWDAWGLEIH, translated from the coding sequence ATGCCCGCGAAAGTCTTAACGCACGCAGTTTCTCCGCAAGGTATCATTAAAAACGCTCCCTTCCCGAATAAGAAGTACAGCATCATATACGCCGATCCGCCGTGGGATTACAAGGGGCAACTCCAACACACAGGAAGTGGTGGCAAGGAAACGGGCGGCGCGATTCGACATTATCCGACTGTCCCGGTGTCAGAAATGAGGACATGGGATGTTGCCTCCATTAGTGAAGAGAATTGTTTGCTTTTTATGTGGAGTTCTTCTCCACATCTGGATCAGGCGATTCAGCTCGGCAAAGCTTGGGGTTTTCGATGGGCAACGGTCGCTTTTATCTGGGATAAGCAACGCCCGAACCCGGGGTCCTATACCCTGAGTCAATGTGAGTTATGCCTTGTTTTCAGGCGTGGTAACATCCCGCAGCCGCGAGGGGCAAGAAATATGAGGCAACTCGTCCAAGTTAAACGGACACGCCACTCTGAAAAACCCGATGCCGTGCGTGAACGCATCGAGAAAATGTTTCCACAGCAGTGTAAAATTGAACTCTTCGCTCGAAAGCGGCACCAAGGCTGGGACGCATGGGGACTCGAAATTCACTAA
- a CDS encoding XdhC family protein, producing MREIYQKIPELIESSQVGAYCTVVETKGSTPQKPGSKLLILPDLRNIGTLGGGCVEAEARRQAIGLMQDGLPRLLEFQLDSDYGWDDGLICGGNMKIFIDLPKTPAEAEMFERLQALNAEKIPLVCATIVATEKQGVDVGMKMIFANTGEHIGTLGDPALEAAVEAETAKVLQRNSAGLFQENETASVFLEPLQPRPTLLIAGAGHVGQALCHLGNWLDFDIAIVDDRADFASAERLPEADEIIIGDIAAELRRYPITPLTYVVIVTRGHQHDESALHSVVESDAGYIGLIGSRRKIKLIFDDLLEAGISEERLQRVYAPIGLDINSKTVPEIAVSIASQLIQIRNAADTIGTFDAQPARMPTVKIAG from the coding sequence ATGAGAGAAATATACCAAAAAATTCCAGAACTAATTGAGTCCTCCCAAGTCGGGGCATACTGCACTGTTGTAGAGACGAAAGGCTCGACCCCACAAAAGCCCGGCTCGAAGCTTTTGATTCTCCCGGATTTACGGAACATTGGGACGCTCGGTGGGGGGTGTGTTGAAGCCGAAGCGCGGCGACAGGCGATCGGATTGATGCAGGACGGTCTGCCGCGACTACTTGAGTTTCAGTTGGATAGCGATTACGGTTGGGATGATGGACTCATCTGCGGCGGGAATATGAAAATCTTTATCGATCTGCCGAAAACACCCGCCGAAGCCGAGATGTTTGAGAGGCTCCAAGCGTTGAACGCTGAAAAAATTCCACTCGTCTGTGCGACGATTGTTGCGACTGAAAAACAGGGCGTTGATGTCGGCATGAAGATGATCTTCGCGAACACGGGGGAGCATATCGGCACGTTGGGCGATCCGGCTTTGGAGGCGGCAGTGGAAGCAGAGACTGCGAAGGTGCTTCAGCGGAACAGTGCCGGCTTGTTTCAGGAGAACGAAACGGCTTCAGTCTTCTTAGAGCCGTTACAACCGAGACCCACGTTGCTGATTGCAGGCGCAGGACATGTCGGTCAGGCACTCTGTCATCTCGGGAACTGGTTGGATTTTGACATCGCGATTGTTGACGACCGTGCCGACTTTGCTTCCGCTGAACGGTTGCCGGAGGCGGACGAAATTATCATCGGCGATATCGCAGCGGAACTCCGAAGATATCCGATCACCCCGTTGACATATGTCGTGATTGTCACACGTGGGCATCAGCACGATGAATCCGCACTCCACAGTGTCGTTGAATCGGATGCCGGTTACATCGGCTTAATCGGCAGTCGTCGTAAGATTAAACTGATATTTGACGATCTGCTGGAGGCGGGGATTTCCGAGGAGAGGCTCCAGCGGGTTTACGCACCCATTGGGCTGGATATTAACTCAAAGACCGTACCGGAAATCGCAGTCAGTATCGCATCGCAACTCATTCAGATCCGTAACGCCGCTGATACCATTGGCACCTTTGACGCCCAACCGGCACGAATGCCTACCGTTAAAATAGCGGGGTGA
- a CDS encoding DUF420 domain-containing protein, translating to MEISDLPTVNATLNTISGILLTIGYVQIRQRKITAHKNCMLAAFGVSVLFLVCYVIYHYHAGSKPFTKQGWIRPVYFTILISHIILAFVIVPLALRTLYLAWRERFEKHRRIAKITFPIWLYVSVTGVIIYLMLYQL from the coding sequence ATTGAGATTTCAGATCTGCCAACGGTCAATGCAACGCTGAACACAATAAGTGGCATCCTGTTGACGATCGGGTATGTGCAAATCCGACAACGAAAAATCACGGCACATAAAAACTGTATGCTCGCGGCTTTCGGCGTGTCCGTGCTTTTTCTGGTCTGCTATGTTATCTACCACTACCACGCCGGGTCAAAGCCGTTTACAAAGCAGGGGTGGATTCGCCCGGTCTACTTCACCATCCTGATTTCGCACATTATTTTGGCGTTCGTGATCGTGCCGTTGGCGTTGCGGACCCTCTACTTGGCGTGGCGTGAGCGGTTTGAGAAACACCGTCGTATCGCAAAGATAACCTTTCCGATCTGGTTATACGTCTCGGTAACAGGCGTGATTATCTATCTGATGCTGTATCAATTATAG
- a CDS encoding phytanoyl-CoA dioxygenase family protein, which yields MRLTESQVSFFHDNGYLLLEDALDENDLGPVIDEYKGIIAERAEKLHAEGKVTDTYADKSFTERLLHLSKEAPEITANLDIMQARGEATFNFLKNPKILDIAESFVGSEIICNPIQHIRAVLPKRSSQREPTPWHQDAGVCWPDTDPYFMLTVWVPIVDATLENGCLQVLPGSHKMGLFKHDWSSAGLAVPSEHQPDNLTPKPLPIRAGGVILFHNYTLHSAKPNESQSIRWSFDLRYHDVYQPTGRPFYPAFLMRSRLRPEAGNTQYETWCQRWAFALENAKGAQAYRWPR from the coding sequence AGAACGACCTGGGTCCCGTCATTGACGAATATAAGGGGATTATAGCGGAACGCGCCGAGAAGTTGCACGCCGAAGGGAAAGTTACAGATACGTACGCCGATAAATCTTTCACAGAACGGTTGCTCCATCTCTCAAAGGAGGCACCAGAGATAACGGCGAATCTGGACATTATGCAGGCGCGCGGCGAAGCGACGTTTAACTTCCTCAAGAACCCGAAAATCCTCGACATCGCCGAGTCTTTCGTGGGTTCCGAGATCATCTGCAATCCGATTCAACACATTCGCGCCGTTCTACCGAAACGGAGTTCACAGCGGGAACCGACACCTTGGCACCAGGACGCAGGCGTGTGCTGGCCCGATACCGATCCTTACTTCATGCTAACCGTCTGGGTTCCGATCGTGGATGCGACGTTGGAAAACGGATGCCTACAGGTGCTACCGGGTAGCCATAAGATGGGACTCTTCAAGCACGACTGGAGTTCAGCAGGATTGGCGGTTCCATCGGAACATCAACCCGATAACCTCACACCGAAACCGTTGCCGATCCGGGCGGGCGGTGTTATTCTGTTCCACAACTACACGCTCCACAGCGCGAAACCGAACGAATCGCAGAGCATTCGATGGAGTTTCGATCTCCGCTATCACGATGTCTATCAACCGACCGGGAGACCCTTCTATCCGGCGTTTTTGATGCGGAGTCGTCTGCGACCGGAAGCCGGTAACACGCAATATGAGACGTGGTGTCAACGGTGGGCATTTGCATTAGAGAACGCTAAGGGAGCACAAGCCTATCGGTGGCCCCGGTAG
- a CDS encoding NADH-quinone oxidoreductase subunit I, with the protein MKVNEEMSFWDRLYIPALIKGMFTTLKHIPKKKLTYQYPEDPRSVDERNDRYRGIHKLTVTEKDEIKCVACFLCATACPADCITIQAAPAPEGWETREGYQREKYPDVFEINMLRCIFCGYCVEACPEDAIRMTGLTLPQYFRERQKEGESLGSSRSDFIFDRDMLVANNDIPQEGLSVEAK; encoded by the coding sequence ATGAAAGTTAACGAAGAAATGTCGTTTTGGGATAGACTCTATATCCCCGCGTTGATTAAGGGAATGTTTACGACCCTGAAACATATCCCGAAAAAGAAATTGACGTATCAATACCCTGAAGACCCTCGAAGTGTGGATGAACGTAACGATAGGTACCGCGGCATTCACAAACTGACGGTGACAGAAAAAGACGAGATCAAATGCGTAGCATGTTTCTTGTGCGCGACTGCCTGTCCTGCGGATTGCATCACAATTCAAGCAGCACCTGCTCCAGAAGGTTGGGAGACCCGGGAAGGCTATCAGCGCGAAAAATATCCGGATGTCTTTGAAATCAATATGCTTCGTTGCATATTTTGTGGGTATTGCGTCGAGGCTTGCCCTGAAGATGCGATCCGGATGACAGGGTTAACGCTCCCGCAATACTTCCGTGAACGTCAAAAAGAGGGAGAAAGTCTTGGAAGTTCCCGCAGTGACTTCATCTTTGATCGGGACATGCTCGTCGCAAACAACGACATCCCCCAAGAAGGGCTGAGTGTTGAAGCGAAGTAG
- a CDS encoding phytanoyl-CoA dioxygenase family protein, with product MNHEPKVTVEDIEVSVDALDVQKAANIFEEHGCLVVRGLMAPYIEAIHQDIEAAASESISLLDEAERIVEGWRTPNGTLFLPAPEGYERDKQIMVLSIGYQTSAAFFQSALDETTVNIVEAILGPNVEIFGNGQCLYKEPVGGHPKHLHQDSAYFEHRYQGPVGILNYVVDTDLINGALHVVPGSHKLGQLKHIDTFSHLGLAEDEWPWESALPVIGKAGDSIFFNVKTVHGSKQNMSDKPRPIFINRYRRTDDYVIIGGTTTANRAEAEKRAAAAEEAKKSNSDRGLMLRGFRPFDS from the coding sequence ATGAACCACGAACCTAAAGTAACAGTTGAAGATATTGAGGTGTCCGTGGATGCGTTGGATGTCCAGAAAGCGGCAAACATCTTTGAGGAACACGGGTGTCTTGTCGTGCGCGGGCTGATGGCACCTTATATTGAGGCGATCCATCAGGACATTGAGGCTGCCGCGTCGGAGTCCATATCCCTGCTTGACGAGGCAGAACGGATCGTTGAAGGATGGCGCACACCGAACGGCACACTCTTCCTGCCCGCACCAGAAGGCTACGAACGCGACAAACAAATTATGGTCCTATCAATAGGCTATCAGACGAGTGCGGCATTTTTCCAATCCGCGCTCGATGAAACGACAGTCAATATCGTGGAGGCGATCTTGGGACCGAATGTGGAGATCTTTGGTAACGGACAGTGCCTCTATAAAGAACCGGTTGGCGGGCACCCGAAGCACCTCCATCAGGATTCTGCCTATTTTGAACACCGTTATCAGGGACCCGTCGGCATTCTGAACTACGTTGTGGACACGGACTTGATAAATGGGGCGTTACACGTCGTGCCGGGTTCACACAAACTCGGACAACTCAAACATATCGACACGTTCTCACACCTCGGTCTGGCGGAAGATGAGTGGCCCTGGGAGAGCGCACTCCCGGTTATTGGCAAAGCCGGTGATTCGATCTTCTTCAATGTCAAGACAGTACACGGGTCCAAACAGAATATGTCGGATAAACCGCGTCCGATTTTCATCAACCGCTACCGCCGAACAGATGACTATGTGATTATTGGTGGGACAACCACGGCGAACCGGGCAGAGGCAGAGAAACGGGCTGCCGCCGCTGAGGAAGCGAAGAAATCTAATAGTGATCGAGGTTTGATGTTGCGTGGGTTCCGGCCCTTTGATTCATAG